One Campylobacter sp. RM16192 genomic region harbors:
- the kdsA gene encoding 3-deoxy-8-phosphooctulonate synthase, translated as MILIAGPCVIESEELVFDVAKRLVKFNEDNRIEFYFKSSFDKANRTSINSFRGPGLEKGCEILARVKKEFGFKILTDIHESYQAKPVAEVADVLQIPAFLCRQTDLLVAAAKTNSVVNIKKGQFLAASAMKHSVKKVLETRGVEGDGYEVAKQNGIWLTERGSTFGYGNLVVDMRNLVLMREFAPVIFDATHSVQMPSALGEKSGGDARFVPYLARAAASVGVDGFFYETHINPCEAMCDGPNMLNLDELDRVVEQTLKIQEILRG; from the coding sequence ATGATACTAATCGCAGGGCCTTGCGTCATCGAGAGCGAAGAGCTTGTATTTGACGTGGCAAAAAGGCTTGTGAAATTTAATGAAGATAATAGGATAGAGTTTTATTTTAAATCAAGTTTTGATAAGGCAAATCGTACGAGTATAAATAGCTTTCGCGGTCCCGGGCTTGAAAAGGGTTGTGAAATTTTAGCTCGTGTGAAAAAGGAATTCGGCTTTAAAATTTTAACGGACATTCACGAGAGCTATCAAGCTAAGCCTGTGGCTGAAGTTGCGGATGTGCTTCAAATTCCTGCGTTTTTATGCCGTCAAACCGATTTGCTTGTGGCTGCGGCCAAGACAAATTCGGTCGTAAATATCAAAAAAGGGCAGTTTTTAGCAGCCAGCGCGATGAAACATTCCGTAAAAAAAGTGCTTGAAACTCGCGGTGTAGAGGGCGATGGATATGAAGTGGCTAAACAAAATGGAATTTGGCTAACGGAGCGCGGAAGCACTTTTGGATATGGAAATTTGGTCGTTGATATGAGAAATTTGGTTTTAATGAGAGAATTTGCGCCTGTGATATTTGACGCTACGCACAGTGTTCAGATGCCTTCGGCTCTTGGTGAAAAGAGTGGCGGAGATGCAAGATTTGTGCCGTATCTTGCAAGAGCGGCGGCAAGTGTGGGTGTGGACGGGTTTTTTTACGAGACGCATATAAATCCGTGCGAAGCGATGTGTGATGGACCAAATATGTTAAATTTAGACGAGCTGGATAGAGTTGTAGAGCAGACTTTAAAAATACAAGAAATTTTAAGGGGATAA
- the ribH gene encoding 6,7-dimethyl-8-ribityllumazine synthase yields the protein MNIIEGNLKLSGKEKIAIINARFNHIITDRLVEGARDAFLRHGGDEKNLSLILVPGAFEIPMALEKALESGKWDAICCVGAVIRGSTPHFDYVSAETTKGIANVTLKYGKPVTFGVLTVDSIEQAIERAGSKAGNKGFEAMSGAIELLNLYKNIKV from the coding sequence ATGAACATAATCGAAGGAAATTTAAAACTAAGCGGAAAAGAAAAAATCGCAATTATCAATGCAAGGTTTAACCACATCATCACCGATAGGCTTGTCGAAGGCGCTAGAGATGCGTTTCTTCGCCACGGCGGAGATGAAAAAAATTTAAGCCTTATTTTAGTTCCGGGAGCATTTGAAATCCCTATGGCTCTTGAAAAGGCTCTTGAGAGCGGCAAATGGGACGCGATATGCTGCGTTGGAGCGGTTATTAGAGGCTCAACTCCTCATTTTGACTATGTTTCGGCTGAAACTACAAAAGGCATCGCAAACGTAACTCTTAAATACGGCAAGCCCGTAACATTTGGCGTGCTAACGGTAGATAGTATCGAGCAGGCCATTGAGCGAGCGGGCAGTAAAGCCGGAAATAAAGGCTTTGAAGCGATGAGCGGCGCGATAGAGCTTTTGAATTTATATAAAAATATAAAGGTTTAA